The proteins below come from a single Oerskovia jenensis genomic window:
- a CDS encoding rhodanese-like domain-containing protein yields the protein MFPPQVPTTDVSELDAEHPVPEGVVLLDVREQDEWDAGHAPDAVHIPLGELPVRWGELDPDVPILVICHSGGRSARAAAWLNQGDFDATNLDGGMVAWSQRGFPVER from the coding sequence ATGTTCCCGCCTCAGGTACCCACGACCGACGTGTCCGAGCTCGACGCCGAGCACCCCGTCCCCGAGGGCGTCGTGCTCCTCGACGTGCGCGAGCAGGACGAGTGGGACGCGGGCCACGCGCCCGACGCCGTCCACATCCCTCTCGGCGAGCTCCCCGTCCGGTGGGGCGAGCTCGACCCCGACGTGCCGATCCTCGTGATCTGCCACTCGGGCGGCCGGTCGGCGCGCGCCGCCGCCTGGCTCAACCAGGGCGACTTCGACGCGACCAACCTCGACGGCGGCATGGTCGCGTGGTCGCAGCGGGGTTTCCCGGTCGAGCGGTAG
- the pgm gene encoding phosphoglucomutase (alpha-D-glucose-1,6-bisphosphate-dependent) has protein sequence MDPRAGTPAQPQDLIDVDAVVGAYYDLTPDVDDPAQKVVFGTSGHRGSSLDHAFNEAHILAITAAIVEYRRAQGTDGPLFIGRDTHALSLPAWQTAIEVLTAAGVQTYIDARDSYTPTPAVSQSILLHNGAATEEGVRTSGPALADGIVVTPSHNPPRDGGFKYNPPHGGPADSEATGWIADRANEILRSGVGQVRRVPLERALTAETTHRHDFLTAYVDDLANVLDLDAIRGAGVSIGADPLGGASVEYWGEIGERYGLDLTVVNPQVDPRWAFMTLDWDGKIRMDCSSPYAMASLVQKMTDPDATSTFDIATGNDADSDRHGIVTPDAGLMNPNHYLAVAIDYLYGGARPGWRADAAIGKTLVSSSLIDRVGAGLGRRVEEVPVGFKWFVPGLLDGSVGFGGEESAGASFLRTNGGVWTTDKDGLLLALLASEILATTGRTPSQHHARLVEQYGESWYARVDAPASLEEKSALAKLSPEQVTSTTLAGEEITAKLTTAPGNGAAIGGLKVTTENAWFAARPSGTENVYKIYAESFVSAEHLTQVQDEAKQVVSDALGG, from the coding sequence ATGGACCCACGCGCCGGTACGCCCGCCCAGCCCCAGGACCTCATCGACGTGGACGCCGTGGTCGGCGCCTACTACGACCTGACCCCCGACGTCGACGACCCGGCGCAGAAGGTGGTGTTCGGGACGTCCGGCCACCGCGGGTCGAGCCTGGACCACGCGTTCAACGAGGCGCACATCCTCGCGATCACCGCGGCGATCGTGGAGTACCGCCGTGCGCAGGGCACCGACGGTCCGCTGTTCATCGGCCGCGACACGCACGCCCTGTCGCTGCCCGCGTGGCAGACCGCGATCGAGGTCCTCACGGCCGCGGGCGTCCAGACGTACATCGACGCGCGCGACTCCTACACGCCGACGCCGGCCGTGTCGCAGTCGATCCTGCTGCACAACGGTGCGGCCACCGAGGAGGGGGTCCGCACGAGCGGCCCCGCGCTCGCGGACGGCATCGTGGTGACGCCGTCGCACAACCCGCCGCGCGACGGCGGCTTCAAGTACAACCCGCCGCACGGCGGCCCGGCGGACTCGGAGGCGACGGGCTGGATCGCGGACCGCGCGAACGAGATCCTGCGCTCGGGCGTCGGGCAGGTCAGGCGCGTCCCGCTCGAGCGTGCGCTGACCGCGGAAACCACGCACCGGCACGACTTCCTGACGGCGTACGTCGACGACCTCGCGAACGTGCTCGACCTCGACGCGATCCGTGGCGCGGGCGTCTCGATCGGCGCCGACCCCCTGGGCGGGGCGTCGGTCGAGTACTGGGGCGAGATCGGCGAGCGCTACGGGCTGGACCTGACGGTCGTGAACCCGCAGGTGGACCCGCGCTGGGCGTTCATGACGCTCGACTGGGACGGCAAGATCCGCATGGACTGCTCGTCGCCCTACGCCATGGCCTCGCTCGTGCAGAAGATGACGGACCCGGACGCCACCTCCACGTTCGACATCGCGACGGGCAACGACGCGGACTCGGACCGCCACGGGATCGTGACCCCGGACGCGGGCCTCATGAACCCCAACCACTACCTCGCGGTCGCGATCGACTACCTGTACGGCGGGGCCCGCCCCGGCTGGCGCGCGGACGCCGCGATCGGCAAGACCCTCGTGTCCTCCTCGCTCATCGACCGGGTCGGCGCGGGTCTGGGCCGGCGCGTCGAGGAGGTCCCGGTGGGCTTCAAGTGGTTCGTGCCGGGCCTGCTCGACGGTTCGGTCGGGTTCGGCGGCGAGGAGTCTGCGGGGGCCTCGTTCCTGCGCACGAACGGCGGGGTGTGGACCACGGACAAGGACGGCCTGCTGCTCGCGCTGCTCGCCTCGGAGATCCTCGCGACCACGGGGAGGACCCCGTCGCAGCACCACGCCCGGCTCGTCGAGCAGTACGGCGAGTCCTGGTACGCCCGCGTCGACGCCCCGGCCTCGCTCGAGGAGAAGTCCGCGCTGGCGAAGCTCAGCCCCGAGCAGGTCACGTCGACGACGCTCGCGGGCGAGGAGATCACCGCGAAGCTGACCACGGCGCCAGGCAACGGTGCGGCGATCGGCGGCCTCAAGGTCACCACGGAGAACGCGTGGTTCGCGGCGCGCCCCTCGGGCACGGAGAACGTGTACAAGATCTACGCCGAGTCGTTCGTCTCGGCCGAGCACCTGACGCAGGTGCAGGACGAGGCCAAGCAGGTCGTCTCGGACGCCCTGGGCGGCTGA
- a CDS encoding GNAT family N-acetyltransferase, with the protein MSEQTQEIAVVDNPAEERFEARTPEGEVAGFSAYVRQPGQVVFTHTEVDDAYAGHGVGSTLARGALDQVRASGQKVVPLCPFIRAFVQLHEEYQDLVAR; encoded by the coding sequence GTGAGCGAGCAGACGCAGGAGATCGCGGTCGTCGACAACCCGGCCGAGGAGCGGTTCGAGGCACGCACCCCCGAGGGGGAGGTGGCGGGCTTCTCCGCGTACGTGCGACAACCCGGGCAGGTCGTGTTCACGCACACCGAGGTCGACGACGCGTACGCGGGCCACGGCGTCGGATCGACCCTCGCGCGCGGGGCGCTCGACCAGGTCCGGGCCTCGGGGCAGAAGGTCGTCCCGCTGTGCCCGTTCATCCGGGCGTTCGTGCAGCTCCACGAGGAGTACCAGGACCTGGTCGCGCGCTGA
- a CDS encoding MFS transporter encodes MVQDPSRAAADDSRNPYRVVLSKPGALNFSAAAVVARLPMSMVGIGIVLMIQGIYGSYALAGRVSAAYVIAQAIASPQIARYVDRVGQAKVMRPLLVVSTLGLVGLILSAVNQAPEIWLYVSAVVAGASIGSYGSMVRARWSHAVKDPRQLHTAYSLESALDELVFVVGPVLATLLATEVTDSAGIIVPAVAAVVGGVWFLSQRRTEPPVIPVVPGVKHGSAMRSPGMIVLAVVFVAMGFIFGATDVSTIAFAEEQGSKSASGLILAVFAMGSLISGLAYGARHWVSPLWKRFAIGMVALALGVSLFFVVTSLPMLAVVMFVTGFTIAPTLINGNALVQKLVTPHQLTEGLAWVGTSLGVGVSFGASIAGSRIDAAGAHAGFQVVMIAAGLAVVAVLASLRVLRRDAPLPSGTDPVVDDTVAPDEA; translated from the coding sequence GTGGTACAAGACCCCTCTCGCGCAGCGGCAGACGACTCCCGCAACCCCTACCGCGTCGTCCTCAGCAAGCCGGGGGCGCTGAACTTCTCGGCCGCCGCCGTCGTCGCGAGGCTCCCGATGTCCATGGTCGGCATCGGCATCGTCCTGATGATCCAGGGCATCTACGGCTCGTACGCGCTGGCAGGTCGCGTGTCCGCGGCCTACGTCATCGCGCAGGCCATCGCCTCGCCGCAGATCGCGCGCTACGTCGACCGCGTCGGCCAGGCCAAGGTCATGCGCCCGCTGCTCGTCGTGAGCACGCTCGGGCTCGTCGGGCTCATCCTGTCCGCCGTCAACCAGGCCCCCGAGATCTGGCTCTACGTGAGCGCCGTCGTCGCGGGCGCGAGCATCGGCTCGTACGGCTCGATGGTCCGCGCGCGCTGGAGCCACGCCGTCAAGGATCCGCGACAGCTCCACACCGCCTACTCCCTGGAGTCCGCGCTCGACGAGCTCGTGTTCGTCGTGGGCCCCGTCCTCGCGACGCTGCTCGCGACCGAGGTCACCGACTCCGCGGGCATCATCGTCCCTGCGGTCGCGGCCGTCGTGGGCGGCGTCTGGTTCCTGTCGCAGCGCCGCACCGAACCCCCCGTGATCCCGGTCGTCCCGGGCGTCAAGCACGGGTCGGCGATGCGATCGCCCGGCATGATCGTGCTCGCCGTGGTCTTCGTCGCGATGGGCTTCATCTTCGGCGCGACCGACGTCTCGACCATCGCGTTCGCCGAGGAGCAGGGGTCCAAGTCGGCGTCGGGCCTCATCCTTGCGGTCTTCGCGATGGGTTCGCTCATCTCGGGCCTGGCCTACGGCGCACGCCACTGGGTCTCGCCGCTGTGGAAGCGGTTCGCGATCGGCATGGTCGCGCTCGCCCTGGGCGTCTCGCTGTTCTTCGTGGTGACGTCGCTGCCCATGCTGGCCGTCGTCATGTTCGTCACGGGCTTCACGATCGCCCCGACCCTCATCAACGGCAACGCCCTGGTCCAGAAGCTCGTGACCCCGCACCAGCTCACCGAGGGCCTCGCGTGGGTCGGTACGTCGCTCGGGGTCGGTGTGTCGTTCGGGGCGTCGATCGCAGGCTCGCGCATCGACGCCGCGGGCGCGCACGCGGGGTTCCAGGTCGTCATGATCGCGGCGGGGCTCGCGGTCGTCGCGGTGCTCGCGTCGCTGCGGGTCCTGCGCCGGGACGCACCGCTGCCCAGCGGCACGGACCCCGTCGTCGACGACACCGTCGCCCCCGACGAGGCGTAG
- a CDS encoding pyruvate dehydrogenase, with the protein MALGLGRPQDKRSRTVADLLVAQLIEAGVERIYGIVGDSLNPVVDAVRRSQKGKGKGIEWVHVRHEETAAFAAAAEAEITGKLAVCAGSCGPGNLHLINGLYDANRSKVPVLAIASHIPSAQIGTSFFQETHPDRLFTECSVYSEMISSATQAPRVINSAIHHAYGAPGVSVLTIPGDVADLDAAAEVIDVAVHPARPRIIPDPDALRTLADAINAAKKVTIFAGVGTRGAHDDVIALADKIAAPIGHSLRGKEWIQYDNPFDVGMSGLLGYGAAHDAMQEADLLVLLGTDFPYDQFLPDSVRTAQVDTDPTHLGRRTRLDVAVVGDVGETVRLLLPLVNTAKNRSFLDGMVAKHEKSMTGVVGAYTKDVEKHSPIHPEYVADLLDQEAADDAVFTVDTGMCNVWAARYISPNGKRRVIGSFLHGSMANAVPHAIGVAAAQPDRQVVAMAGDGGLSMLLGELITIKAYELPVKIVLFDNASLGMVRLEMLVDGLPMFGTESPHIDYAAVANAIGIPSVRVERAKDVRGALRGALSRPGPALVDVVTDPRALSLPPTITAGQVRGFAVAMSKEILGGGMGEVVSMARSNLRNVPRP; encoded by the coding sequence ATGGCACTCGGACTCGGTCGCCCCCAGGACAAGCGCAGCAGGACGGTCGCCGACCTGCTCGTCGCGCAGCTCATCGAGGCGGGGGTCGAACGCATCTACGGGATCGTGGGCGACAGCCTCAACCCCGTGGTCGACGCGGTCCGGCGCAGCCAGAAGGGGAAGGGCAAGGGCATCGAGTGGGTGCACGTGCGCCACGAGGAGACGGCCGCGTTCGCCGCCGCGGCCGAGGCCGAGATCACCGGGAAGCTCGCGGTGTGCGCGGGCTCGTGCGGGCCCGGCAACCTGCACCTCATCAACGGCCTCTACGACGCCAACCGCTCCAAGGTGCCGGTCCTCGCGATCGCGAGCCACATCCCGAGCGCGCAGATCGGGACGAGCTTCTTCCAGGAGACCCACCCCGACCGCCTGTTCACCGAGTGCTCGGTGTACTCCGAGATGATCTCGTCGGCCACCCAGGCACCCCGCGTCATCAACTCCGCGATCCACCACGCCTACGGTGCCCCGGGCGTCTCGGTCCTGACCATCCCGGGAGACGTCGCGGACCTCGACGCCGCGGCCGAGGTCATCGACGTCGCGGTCCACCCGGCCAGGCCGCGGATCATCCCCGACCCCGACGCGCTGCGGACCCTGGCCGACGCGATCAACGCGGCGAAGAAGGTCACGATCTTCGCCGGGGTGGGCACCCGCGGCGCGCACGACGACGTGATCGCGCTCGCCGACAAGATCGCCGCGCCGATCGGCCACTCGCTGCGCGGCAAGGAGTGGATCCAGTACGACAACCCGTTCGACGTCGGGATGAGCGGGCTCCTGGGGTACGGCGCGGCGCACGACGCGATGCAGGAGGCCGACCTCCTGGTCCTGCTCGGCACCGACTTCCCGTACGACCAGTTCCTGCCGGACTCCGTGCGCACCGCGCAGGTCGACACCGACCCCACGCACCTGGGCCGTCGGACGCGGCTCGACGTGGCCGTGGTCGGCGACGTGGGCGAGACCGTACGGCTCCTGCTGCCGCTCGTGAACACGGCCAAGAACCGCTCGTTCCTCGACGGCATGGTCGCCAAGCACGAGAAGTCCATGACGGGCGTGGTCGGGGCGTACACCAAGGACGTCGAGAAGCACTCGCCCATCCACCCCGAGTACGTCGCCGACCTCCTGGACCAGGAGGCCGCCGACGACGCGGTCTTCACCGTGGACACGGGCATGTGCAACGTGTGGGCCGCCCGGTACATCAGCCCCAACGGCAAGCGCCGCGTGATCGGCTCGTTCCTGCACGGGTCCATGGCCAACGCGGTGCCGCACGCGATCGGCGTCGCGGCCGCCCAGCCGGACCGCCAGGTCGTCGCCATGGCGGGCGACGGCGGGCTCTCGATGCTGCTCGGCGAGCTCATCACGATCAAGGCCTACGAGCTGCCCGTGAAGATCGTGCTGTTCGACAACGCGAGCCTGGGCATGGTGCGCCTCGAGATGCTCGTCGACGGGCTGCCCATGTTCGGCACCGAGTCGCCGCACATCGACTACGCCGCCGTGGCCAACGCGATCGGGATCCCCTCGGTGCGGGTCGAGCGGGCCAAGGACGTGCGGGGCGCGCTGCGCGGGGCTCTCTCCCGCCCCGGCCCCGCACTGGTCGACGTCGTGACCGACCCGCGGGCCCTGTCCCTGCCCCCGACCATCACGGCCGGGCAGGTGCGCGGCTTCGCGGTCGCGATGAGCAAGGAGATCCTGGGCGGCGGCATGGGCGAGGTCGTGTCGATGGCGCGGTCGAACCTGAGGAACGTGCCGCGTCCGTAG
- a CDS encoding TetR/AcrR family transcriptional regulator translates to MPRVTEEYRAARRDEIVEAALRVFRRKGFQAASMADIIAESGVSAGAIYGYFASKTELVHQTASRIVGARVLDVEKLAASEPLPVPAEVVRVLMTGVQRELRDPRILVQLWGEAMTDPALRELAAGVIDRILRTFEDYLTVWHRTTNGHGEAEAAALAAEQAPLFVSACQGCMLQAALVEDFDRDGYLDLLVRYLPR, encoded by the coding sequence GTGCCCAGAGTGACCGAGGAGTACCGAGCCGCGCGCCGCGACGAGATCGTCGAGGCCGCCCTGCGGGTGTTCCGTCGCAAGGGGTTCCAGGCCGCATCGATGGCGGACATCATCGCCGAGTCAGGGGTGTCGGCCGGCGCGATCTACGGCTACTTCGCGAGCAAGACCGAGCTTGTCCACCAGACGGCGAGCCGGATCGTCGGCGCGCGGGTCCTGGACGTCGAGAAGCTCGCCGCGAGCGAACCGCTCCCGGTCCCGGCCGAGGTCGTCCGGGTCCTCATGACCGGCGTGCAGCGCGAGCTCCGTGATCCCAGGATCCTCGTCCAGCTCTGGGGAGAAGCCATGACCGACCCCGCGCTGCGCGAGCTCGCCGCGGGTGTCATCGACCGCATCCTGCGGACCTTCGAGGACTACCTCACGGTGTGGCACCGGACCACGAACGGCCACGGCGAGGCCGAGGCGGCCGCGCTCGCGGCCGAACAGGCTCCGCTGTTCGTCAGCGCGTGCCAGGGGTGCATGCTCCAGGCGGCGCTCGTCGAGGACTTCGACCGCGACGGCTACCTCGACCTGCTCGTGCGCTACCTCCCCCGCTGA
- a CDS encoding ABC transporter permease, with product MTTSPTRPGTTPWHRTLALALGLVTLVSALVLAFLWPSVTADPRNLPVAVAGPPEQVAQVEAGLDANAAGVLDVTAVTDRTEAVALVEARDAYGAIVLGPTPEVLTASAASPVVAQLLGEQASALQAQVDAAAAAHGAPAGAAPTVVVTDLVPLSPDDARGTTLAAATFPLVLGGLVGGVAIALTVRGTRRRLAGLGAYTVGGGLVIAAILHGLGGLHGPFLADSAAVALTLLGISGTIVGAAALLGRPGIAVGPVVFLLFANPISAAAMPVEMLLSPWGTVGQWFPPGASATLLRSLSYFPGADTSFPWLVLAGWAVLGVGLVLAGSARGRTSRAPEASAGAEAPAVDALATVR from the coding sequence ATGACCACCAGTCCCACGCGCCCGGGCACCACCCCCTGGCACCGCACGCTCGCGCTCGCGCTCGGCCTCGTGACCCTCGTGAGCGCACTGGTCCTGGCCTTCCTCTGGCCCTCGGTCACGGCCGACCCCCGGAACCTCCCCGTGGCCGTCGCAGGACCGCCCGAGCAGGTCGCCCAGGTCGAGGCCGGTCTCGACGCGAACGCCGCCGGCGTCCTCGACGTCACCGCCGTCACCGACCGCACCGAGGCCGTCGCGCTCGTCGAGGCGCGCGACGCGTACGGCGCGATCGTCCTGGGACCCACCCCGGAGGTCCTCACGGCCTCGGCCGCGAGCCCGGTCGTCGCCCAGCTCCTCGGGGAGCAGGCGAGCGCGCTCCAGGCCCAGGTCGACGCCGCAGCCGCCGCGCACGGAGCACCGGCCGGCGCGGCACCGACCGTCGTGGTGACCGACCTCGTGCCCCTCTCCCCTGACGACGCCCGCGGCACGACCCTCGCCGCGGCCACGTTCCCGCTCGTGCTCGGCGGGCTCGTCGGCGGCGTCGCGATCGCCCTCACGGTGCGCGGCACGCGACGCCGCCTCGCGGGGCTCGGGGCCTACACGGTCGGCGGCGGGCTGGTGATCGCGGCGATCCTCCACGGTCTGGGGGGCCTGCACGGTCCGTTCCTCGCCGACTCCGCAGCGGTCGCACTCACGCTCCTCGGGATCTCGGGCACGATCGTCGGTGCCGCCGCACTGCTCGGGCGCCCCGGGATCGCGGTCGGGCCCGTGGTCTTCCTGCTCTTCGCGAACCCGATCTCGGCGGCCGCGATGCCCGTCGAGATGCTGCTGTCCCCGTGGGGGACCGTGGGGCAGTGGTTCCCACCCGGCGCGTCGGCGACCCTGCTGCGCTCGCTGTCGTACTTCCCGGGCGCCGACACGTCGTTCCCCTGGCTCGTCCTCGCCGGCTGGGCGGTGCTCGGCGTCGGGCTGGTGCTCGCCGGGTCGGCACGGGGCCGCACCTCTCGCGCCCCGGAGGCGAGTGCCGGCGCCGAGGCGCCCGCGGTCGACGCCCTGGCGACCGTGCGCTGA
- a CDS encoding phosphotransferase family protein: MLTKMTVTDDQLARLVSPLGEIAAAAPLDGGLFASTFRVDLTDGRRVVVKITSADTSRLLRYEHGILGTEETVYRLVADRPDLLMPRVVHSDFSRSVLDGDALVVTFLDGAVWNTLPPLDDDATARVHHDLGAFMARLHTVTGDTFGYPAPASGMSAATWPQAFGLMVEALLADAGTWGVDLPVEALRAVVARHHDALAEVTVPRLVHADLWPGNLFLSDATSGSLDAPSPPRLSGVIDTERCLWADPLYELAGADQLGLGPVPPALAAGYRAAGGHLPVDEPWFAAPTPGEFRPDGVAPDGSDAVGRVRPGASTLGAGDVRLLLYRAYISAVLVTEVVPRDYQGEWVQGYRDTAAANLDVLLDQLSR; the protein is encoded by the coding sequence GTGCTCACCAAGATGACGGTCACCGACGACCAGCTCGCCCGCCTCGTGTCCCCGCTCGGCGAGATCGCCGCCGCCGCTCCCCTGGACGGCGGGCTGTTCGCCTCGACGTTCCGGGTCGACCTCACGGACGGCCGGCGCGTCGTCGTGAAGATCACGAGCGCCGACACGTCCCGCCTGCTGCGCTACGAGCACGGGATCCTCGGTACCGAGGAGACGGTGTACCGCCTCGTGGCCGACCGTCCTGACCTCCTGATGCCGCGCGTCGTCCACAGCGACTTCAGCCGGTCCGTGCTCGACGGCGACGCCCTGGTCGTCACGTTCCTCGACGGCGCCGTGTGGAACACGCTGCCCCCGCTCGACGACGACGCGACGGCTCGGGTCCACCACGACCTCGGCGCGTTCATGGCCCGCCTGCACACCGTCACGGGCGACACGTTCGGCTACCCCGCCCCGGCGTCCGGGATGAGCGCCGCGACGTGGCCCCAGGCGTTCGGCCTCATGGTCGAGGCGCTGCTCGCCGACGCCGGGACCTGGGGCGTCGACCTCCCCGTCGAGGCCCTGCGGGCCGTGGTCGCACGCCACCACGACGCGCTCGCCGAGGTCACGGTGCCGCGCCTGGTCCACGCCGACCTGTGGCCCGGCAACCTGTTCCTGTCCGACGCGACGTCCGGGTCGCTCGACGCGCCCTCGCCTCCACGCCTGAGCGGCGTGATCGACACCGAGCGCTGCCTGTGGGCCGACCCCCTGTACGAGCTCGCGGGCGCCGACCAGCTCGGCCTCGGCCCTGTTCCGCCGGCCCTCGCCGCGGGCTACCGGGCGGCAGGCGGTCACCTCCCGGTCGACGAACCGTGGTTCGCGGCGCCCACCCCGGGTGAATTCCGGCCCGACGGCGTCGCACCGGACGGGAGCGACGCCGTCGGGCGGGTGCGTCCCGGGGCGAGCACGCTCGGGGCCGGTGACGTGCGCCTGCTCCTGTACCGCGCGTACATCAGCGCGGTGCTCGTGACCGAGGTCGTGCCGCGCGACTACCAGGGCGAATGGGTCCAGGGCTACCGCGACACCGCCGCGGCGAACCTCGACGTGCTGCTGGACCAGCTCTCGCGCTGA
- a CDS encoding NfeD family protein, with protein MITFVVVGIVGLVLVLVSMILGEFIELGDGAVSGTSLGVGAIVFGATGAIVVSNDLPVVLAYVGSAVLAVLAVLLVHLLTTKLRESDDAAPVSLVGVQGTATSDISSATGEVSLDAARELERRLAWADEPIPSGARVVVLEQSGTRVRVRRHFPND; from the coding sequence GTGATCACGTTCGTCGTCGTCGGCATCGTCGGGCTCGTGCTCGTGCTGGTCTCGATGATCCTCGGGGAGTTCATCGAGCTCGGCGACGGCGCCGTCTCGGGGACCTCGCTGGGCGTCGGCGCGATCGTCTTCGGCGCGACCGGCGCGATCGTCGTGTCGAACGACCTGCCCGTCGTCCTCGCGTACGTGGGGTCCGCCGTCCTCGCGGTCCTCGCCGTCCTCCTCGTGCACCTGCTCACCACGAAGCTCCGCGAGTCCGACGACGCCGCCCCCGTCTCGCTCGTCGGCGTCCAGGGGACCGCCACGAGCGACATCTCGTCCGCGACGGGAGAGGTCTCCCTCGACGCCGCCCGCGAGCTCGAGCGGCGCCTCGCCTGGGCCGACGAGCCGATCCCCTCGGGCGCCCGCGTGGTCGTGCTCGAGCAGTCCGGCACCCGCGTCCGCGTCCGGCGGCACTTCCCCAACGACTGA
- a CDS encoding flotillin family protein — MLEDPNLVGIIATIALVIAFFAIITFIAKRIRRVPPNEALIIVGRGAGRKEAAGTGQRVVTGGRTFVWPILQQGFSISLEQRQIGITVEGVDKNRIKIAIKASINFKVRGDEEGVRRAAQRFLSQQGTLTEIIKESLEGSLRSIVGDMTIEQIISDRKGLSDRVVESTKTDLSEQGLQVDLLNISDISTPGSDYLANLGRAEAARARQVAEVSEAEAQRASEFAAIDAAEQIAERQKALDLKRAIIKAETDKANAEAEAAGQLARAEQERLVAVEEREALAEQARVTQERLDIEIRKPAEAAAYAEVQRANAQRDSSNAATEADAYKRTTIAEANKTAAIQDAEASAEAVRRAGEAERDRQVALAVGIKAEGEARAFAVEAEGRAEAVATDAKAEALKKYGEAALVQELIERLPEIVRAAAEPIGKIQGMTVISTDGASAITKNVASVLGEGQQVIKQLTGVDINQLIAGLAGGHLSGQSASNGSSAASSAASSN, encoded by the coding sequence ATGCTCGAAGATCCCAACCTCGTCGGCATCATCGCCACGATCGCCCTGGTCATCGCGTTCTTCGCGATCATCACCTTCATCGCCAAGCGCATCCGCCGCGTGCCCCCGAACGAGGCCCTGATCATCGTGGGGCGCGGCGCGGGCCGCAAGGAGGCCGCGGGCACGGGCCAGCGCGTCGTCACGGGCGGCCGCACCTTCGTGTGGCCCATCCTCCAGCAGGGCTTCTCCATCTCCCTCGAGCAGCGCCAGATCGGCATCACGGTCGAGGGCGTGGACAAGAACCGCATCAAGATCGCGATCAAGGCGTCGATCAACTTCAAGGTCCGCGGCGACGAGGAGGGTGTGCGCCGCGCGGCCCAGCGCTTCCTGTCCCAGCAGGGCACGCTGACCGAGATCATCAAGGAGTCCCTCGAGGGCTCGCTGCGCTCGATCGTGGGCGACATGACGATCGAGCAGATCATCTCCGACCGCAAGGGCCTCTCGGACCGCGTCGTCGAGTCCACCAAGACGGACCTCTCGGAGCAGGGCCTGCAGGTCGACCTCCTCAACATCTCGGACATCTCGACGCCCGGCTCCGACTACCTCGCGAACCTCGGTCGCGCCGAGGCCGCTCGCGCCCGCCAGGTCGCCGAGGTCTCCGAGGCCGAGGCGCAGCGCGCGTCGGAGTTCGCCGCGATCGACGCCGCAGAGCAGATCGCCGAGCGTCAGAAGGCCCTCGACCTCAAGCGCGCGATCATCAAGGCCGAGACCGACAAGGCCAACGCCGAGGCCGAGGCAGCAGGCCAGCTCGCCCGTGCCGAGCAGGAGCGCCTGGTCGCGGTCGAGGAGCGCGAGGCCCTCGCCGAGCAGGCCCGCGTGACGCAGGAGCGCCTCGACATCGAGATCCGCAAGCCCGCCGAGGCCGCGGCGTACGCCGAGGTCCAGCGCGCCAACGCCCAGCGTGACTCGTCGAACGCGGCGACCGAGGCCGACGCGTACAAGCGCACCACGATCGCCGAGGCCAACAAGACCGCAGCGATCCAGGACGCCGAGGCGTCCGCCGAGGCCGTCCGCCGCGCCGGTGAGGCCGAGCGTGACCGCCAGGTCGCCCTGGCCGTCGGTATCAAGGCCGAGGGTGAGGCACGGGCGTTCGCGGTCGAGGCCGAGGGTCGCGCCGAGGCCGTCGCCACGGACGCCAAGGCCGAGGCGCTCAAGAAGTACGGCGAGGCAGCCCTGGTCCAGGAGCTCATCGAGCGGCTCCCGGAGATCGTCCGCGCCGCGGCCGAGCCCATCGGCAAGATCCAGGGCATGACCGTCATCTCGACCGACGGCGCGAGCGCGATCACCAAGAACGTCGCCTCGGTGCTGGGCGAGGGCCAGCAGGTCATCAAGCAGCTCACGGGCGTCGACATCAACCAGCTCATCGCCGGGCTCGCCGGCGGGCACCTGAGCGGCCAGTCGGCCTCGAACGGGTCGTCGGCCGCGTCGTCGGCCGCGTCGTCCAACTGA
- a CDS encoding DivIVA domain-containing protein has product MLTAQQVLNTTFSATKFREGYDVEQVDDYLDRVTATLTAYEAGDRPGTGLLTSAEARSVRFSATKWREGYDVTEVDDLIDGIVGTLASYEAGPAQAPSTPPPTGAANVAVGQQDSPGAPEPTAGTGAGGKPLGIHDLTTQLQYARIRANGSDRLVVLLPDGTTASVTALDAGPHGITLRTAPQA; this is encoded by the coding sequence ATGCTGACCGCCCAGCAGGTCCTGAACACGACGTTCTCCGCGACGAAGTTCCGCGAGGGCTACGACGTCGAGCAGGTCGACGACTACCTCGACCGCGTCACGGCGACGCTCACGGCGTACGAGGCGGGCGACCGCCCGGGCACGGGGCTGCTGACCTCGGCCGAGGCCCGAAGCGTCCGGTTCTCGGCCACCAAGTGGCGCGAGGGCTACGACGTCACCGAGGTCGACGACCTCATCGACGGCATCGTCGGCACGCTCGCTTCCTACGAGGCCGGTCCTGCGCAGGCGCCGAGCACCCCGCCACCGACCGGGGCGGCGAACGTCGCCGTCGGGCAGCAGGACTCTCCCGGCGCACCGGAGCCGACCGCCGGCACCGGCGCCGGCGGCAAGCCACTCGGCATCCACGACCTGACCACCCAGCTCCAGTACGCGCGTATCCGCGCGAACGGCAGCGACCGGCTCGTCGTGCTGCTCCCCGACGGCACGACGGCCTCCGTGACCGCGCTCGACGCGGGCCCGCACGGGATCACGCTCCGCACCGCACCCCAGGCATAG